The genome window GACGAACTCGCCGGCCACTTCAAGATCCAACTCCTTCATGAGCTTAATATATTCAAAATACTGCTTCGTGATATCTTGGATATTGATATCCATAATATCCATGTCTTCTTTACGGATAAGGTAAAGAAGAAGACCTAATGGACCTTCGAATTTTGGCAGCTGAATATTAATACTCATTGAACGATATTCCCCCTAGCTGTCTGTTTACCACTTCATTTGAGAGCGCACGATGCCCAGTGTCTTTTGCGCCTCTTTACGAGCTTTTTCACAACCAGCGTCGATGATTGAATCAAGCAGTTTCGGATTATTCAACAATTCTTTTTTCTTTTCTCGAGGTTCTTTTGTTAGGGCGTCGATATTGCTGAATAATTTAGCTTTGCAATCGCCGCAACCAATGCCCGCTGTACGGCACCCTTGCTCCACCCAGCTTAAGTCTTCAGCAGTGGAGTAAAGTTTATGATACCCATACACTGAACACACTTCCGGATTTCCCGTGTCCTCGCGGCGAACACGCTGAGGATCCGTCACCATCATGTTTACTTTTTTCTTCAGACTCTTCTCGTCCTCTGTCAGATAAAGAGTGTTCCCGTAAGACTTAGACATCTTGCGGCCGTCAAGCCCCGGCAATGTCGGAGTTTCCGTGAAGAGTGGCGTCGGCTCAGGGAGCTTTGCCTTATATATATGATTAAAGCGGCGGATGATTTCGCGGGAAATTTCCAAATGCGCCGTCTGGTCTTTTCCAATCGGTACTTTTTCGCCGCGGTAAATCAAAATATCTGCCGTTTGCAAAACAGGATAAGCAAAACGACCCAAGTTATGGGTGTCATTGGCCTTCGCCTCTTCCTCGGCGTCTTTCCAAGTTGTAACGCGCTCTAGCCAACCCATCGGAGTCAGGTTCGCAAGAATCATAAAGAGTTCGATATGCTCTGGAACCTTGCTTTGAACAAAGATTGTTGATTTCTCAGGATCAAGACCCCAAGCAATAAACTCTGCGATCATCTCGCGGGTCCATGGCGTGACTTCATTCGTCGTTCTGTAGGCCGTGGTCATTCCATGCCAGTCCATCGCGCCAAAGAAGCAATCGTAGGTGCCTTCGTTTTGAAGTTTCACGAAGTTACTGAGGGCCCCCCAGTAGTTTCCGATATGCAAAGGACCGGTGACTCGAATTCCGCTCATCACGCGTTGACGGCGTGGTGGTTTTACAGGCTGCTGCGGTTGTTCGTTTTCACTCATAGCATTCCACCCAGGGCCGTCTTCATTAAAAGATCCTGCCCCCAGTAAACCGGGATCGCGAGCACATGCAATGCTCCCGTCAGAATCAGTGCCATCAAAATCATGCTCGTGATGTGCTCGTTTTGTTCAAGTTTGTAGTTAAGTTGCGCTGGCAAAAAGCGCGCAAGCACCTTACCGCCATCCAAAGGGTTGAGCGGAATCAAATTGAAAATCGCAAGAAACAGATTCGTCGTGATGAAGACCTTTACGATTTTCAGGAACGACATCACCACGTCTGAAACGAGGAAGTAACGCGCCGTAATGGCGATCACCAAAGCTCCGACGAGGGCGAGGAAAATATTCGAAAGGGGCCCTGCAAGCGCCACCCAGAACATGTCTTTTTTCGCATCTTTCAAATTTCGGGCATTCACGGGAACAGGTTTCGCCCAACCAAAAAAGATGGGAGTGGCGAAGATGATCGACATCAGAGGCAAAATCAAAGTGCCGAGCATATCCATGTGGGCTACCGGGTTCATCGTCAAACGGCCCATAATTTGTGCAGTATTATCGCCACGGAGTTTTGCCACCCATCCATGAGCGAACTCGTGAAAGCAAAGTGCGAACAAAAACGGAATGTAATAAACGCCAACCTTTGCACCGATTTCCATCAGGTCCATAGTATTTTCCTCAATCGACTTACAGTCGAACTTCAGGCCTCCGGCCTTACGTATCCTTTTACGCTACCCAACACCTAGACACTTGTCTAGAAACAGTTGGCTGCGTGCCCAAAGATCATGCACCCGATGACGCGCAATGTGCTTCGAGTTTCTGCGCTTAATTCCGGTTGCTTACGACGAAGCTTGCAGATAGTTTTTAGGGGCTTTTTTATCACAATTTGAAGGAGTTTATGATGTCTAATTCTGTTGATGCCCGTCCTGCGCTGACGATTCTCTCTGAAGACGAAATGGCTTTCCGCGAAGCTGTTCGTAGCTTTGCTGAATCTGAAATCAAACCCCATGTTACTCACATGGACGAAAAAGCCGAAATGGATCCGGCGATCGTTAAGAAGCTTTTCGAGATGGGTTTGATGGGCATTGAGACTCCTGAAAAATACGGCGGCGCCGGCTCCACTTTCACAATGGCCTGCTTAGCGGTTGAAGAGCTTGGCCGTGTGGACGGTTCTGTCAGCGTTCTTTTGGATGTGCAAAATACTTTGGTAACCAACGCGTTTCTTAAATGGGGGAATGAAAAACTCCAAGCGAAGTACTTGCCAAAGATGGCTTCTGAATGGGTCGGCGCTTACGCTTTGTCTGAAAGCTCTTCAGGTTCTGATGCATTTGCATTGAAATTAAAAGCTGAACTTAAAGGCGACAAATATGTTTTGAATGGTTCAAAACTTTGGATCACGAACGGCAAAGAAGCCAACGTGTTCATCTGCTTTGCGAACGTTGATTTCGGCAAAGGCTACAAAGGTATCACGGCGTTTGTTGTTGAGAAGTCCTTCAAAGGTTTCTCGGTTGGTAAAAAAGAAGACAAACTCGGCATCCGCGCAAGCTCAACTTGCGAATTGCTCTTTGATAACTGCGAAGTGCCGGTTGAAAACGTTCTTGGCGAAGTCGGCAAAGGTTACAAAATTGCGATTGAGACATTGAACGAAGGGCGCATCGGAATCGGCGCGCAAATGGTGGGGATCGCTCAAGGTGCTTACGAGGCGACGTTAAATTATATTAAATCTCGCGAACAATTCGGCAAATCCATCGCTCAATTCCAAGGCGTTCAGTTCCAATTGGCTGAAATGCGCACGGAACTCGAAGCCGCTCGTTTGATGGTTTACAATGCTGCTCGCTTGAAAGATGCCGGCCAAGATTTCATCGAAGCGGCCGCAATGGCGAAATTGTTCTCTTCACGTGCTGCTTGCAACATCACATCGACGGCGGTGGACTTGTTCGGCGGTAACGGCTTCACAAAAGAATATCCAGTTGAGAAGTTCTGGCGTGATGCAAAGATCGGTCAGATCTATGAAGGAACGACAAACATGCAATTGCAAACGATTGCCAAAATGGAGCTCGATAAGTAAGGAGTTCCCTTTGAAGAATCTTGTTAGCCTGGTTTTAGTAGTCCTTTTCGGTTCGCTGGGTTTTGGCGCGGGAGAAACTCCCGCCCCGACTTTCAAACTGCATCTGTCCAACGAGCCAAGCCAACTCGATCCTCATCAGCAGAAGTCTTCAGCCTCCAGCTATCTTCTGCAAAATCTCTATCGCAATATTTTCTTCTACGACAATAAGCAGGGCCTCGTTCCGGATCTCGGCGAGAGCTGCAAACGCGATGGACCTTTGGTTCTTATTTGTAAGCTTAAAAAGGGGCTTATATGGAGTGACGGCAGTGCATTGACTTCTGCCGACTTTATTAAAGGCTATCAACGAGTTCTTGATCCGAAAAACGCCGCTCCTCGCGCGGACATGCTTTTCAAAATTAAAAACGCGCCGGCGATTTACAAGGGCCAAAAAAAAATGGAGACCCTTGGCATCACCGCTCCTGATGCGACGACTTTGCGTTTTGAGTTTGAAGAAAAAGATCCTGACTTTGAATACAATCTTGCGAGCTTCTTAATTGCGCCGGTGAAGAATATTCTAAAGCCCGGGCAAAAAGTTTCTGAATTGATTGTCAATGGTCCTTATAAAATGGCCGATTGGCTGCCTGGACAAAAAATTCAACTTATTAATAATACCAATTACAAGCTGGGAAATTTTAACAAGCGCCCGCTCGTTGAAATTCTTTTTATCAACGAAGACAGCGTCGCCCTTCAGCTTTATGAGAAAAACGAGCTCAGTTTCCTGCGCCGCCTGCCGACTCTTTATATTCCAAAATTTAAATCGCGTCCGGACTTCTATTGGATTCCGGTGATTCGCTTTGACTACATTGGCTTTGGTCCTTCATTGAAAGACCATCCAAAAATCCGCGAAGCCATTGCTCTTTCTCTTAATTACCCTGAACTGCAGAAAATCTTTTCTTCAGA of Bdellovibrionales bacterium contains these proteins:
- the trpS gene encoding tryptophan--tRNA ligase, which encodes MSENEQPQQPVKPPRRQRVMSGIRVTGPLHIGNYWGALSNFVKLQNEGTYDCFFGAMDWHGMTTAYRTTNEVTPWTREMIAEFIAWGLDPEKSTIFVQSKVPEHIELFMILANLTPMGWLERVTTWKDAEEEAKANDTHNLGRFAYPVLQTADILIYRGEKVPIGKDQTAHLEISREIIRRFNHIYKAKLPEPTPLFTETPTLPGLDGRKMSKSYGNTLYLTEDEKSLKKKVNMMVTDPQRVRREDTGNPEVCSVYGYHKLYSTAEDLSWVEQGCRTAGIGCGDCKAKLFSNIDALTKEPREKKKELLNNPKLLDSIIDAGCEKARKEAQKTLGIVRSQMKW
- a CDS encoding site-2 protease family protein; the encoded protein is MDLMEIGAKVGVYYIPFLFALCFHEFAHGWVAKLRGDNTAQIMGRLTMNPVAHMDMLGTLILPLMSIIFATPIFFGWAKPVPVNARNLKDAKKDMFWVALAGPLSNIFLALVGALVIAITARYFLVSDVVMSFLKIVKVFITTNLFLAIFNLIPLNPLDGGKVLARFLPAQLNYKLEQNEHITSMILMALILTGALHVLAIPVYWGQDLLMKTALGGML
- a CDS encoding acyl-CoA dehydrogenase, translating into MSNSVDARPALTILSEDEMAFREAVRSFAESEIKPHVTHMDEKAEMDPAIVKKLFEMGLMGIETPEKYGGAGSTFTMACLAVEELGRVDGSVSVLLDVQNTLVTNAFLKWGNEKLQAKYLPKMASEWVGAYALSESSSGSDAFALKLKAELKGDKYVLNGSKLWITNGKEANVFICFANVDFGKGYKGITAFVVEKSFKGFSVGKKEDKLGIRASSTCELLFDNCEVPVENVLGEVGKGYKIAIETLNEGRIGIGAQMVGIAQGAYEATLNYIKSREQFGKSIAQFQGVQFQLAEMRTELEAARLMVYNAARLKDAGQDFIEAAAMAKLFSSRAACNITSTAVDLFGGNGFTKEYPVEKFWRDAKIGQIYEGTTNMQLQTIAKMELDK
- a CDS encoding peptide ABC transporter substrate-binding protein — its product is MKERQTCNCKRLPKWSSISKEFPLKNLVSLVLVVLFGSLGFGAGETPAPTFKLHLSNEPSQLDPHQQKSSASSYLLQNLYRNIFFYDNKQGLVPDLGESCKRDGPLVLICKLKKGLIWSDGSALTSADFIKGYQRVLDPKNAAPRADMLFKIKNAPAIYKGQKKMETLGITAPDATTLRFEFEEKDPDFEYNLASFLIAPVKNILKPGQKVSELIVNGPYKMADWLPGQKIQLINNTNYKLGNFNKRPLVEILFINEDSVALQLYEKNELSFLRRLPTLYIPKFKSRPDFYWIPVIRFDYIGFGPSLKDHPKIREAIALSLNYPELQKIFSSEGVPGCPGIPSAWMTEELCYKLDAQKAKKAFSEDKKVPADMKLMYSALGGEDHRRATEWMQAQWQKNLGLKVQLVLRENKVYLNELQSNPPALFRKGVAPDRPTCLATLETFADWSPENYIQMKDPEYQAILKKLGESTKPEDQRKICTEGIHYLMDRYLVIPLGEIHFAMMAKKTFHGWKVNSMNQLDLADLSAD